GAGGCTGTTGTATTGATCGGTGAGATAGGTGGTTCGATGGAAGAGGACGCTGCGGTATATATAAAGACCGAATTCAATAAGCCTGTGTTTGCTTATATAGCAGGGAGATTCGCTCCTTCAGATAAAAAGATGGGGCATGGAGGTGCTATAATCTCCGGTGGTAAAGGTAGTGCAGATAGTAAGATAGATGCACTCAGGAGTGCAGAGGTAGAGGTTGTAATAAACCCAACAGAAATAGGAAAGACGGTTAAGAAGTGGAAAGAACAAAGACACCCATAGAGGCAGTTCAGAAAGAGAAAGAGATACCCATAGAGATTTTTACCTCATGGTGCAAGGGCTGTGGGATATGTGTAGCGGTCTGTCCAAAGGGTGTACTTGCACTTGCAAGGGATGAAAAGTGCTATGCTAAATATCCAGAGAAATGTATAAGATGTGGTAACTGCGATGTCCACTGCCCTGACTTTGCAATAACAGGGATGAAGAGGCGGATATTAAAAACAGTGAAAAGTGTAAAGTGAAAAGTGAGAAGTAATGAGAAGTAAAAAGATTAAAAGAGAGATTCTCTTTCAGGGCAATGAGGCGATTGTTGAAGGGGCGATAGCCTCTGGTTGCAGGTTCTTTGCAGGCTATCCTATCAGTCCATCTTCAGAGATTGCAGAGATGATGTCAAGAAGACTGCCTGAACTTGGAGGTTGCTTCATACAGATGGAGGATGAGATAGCCAGCCTCGGTGCTGTAATAGGGGCATCCCTTGCAGGGGCTAAGGCTATGACTGCGACAAGTGGGCCAGGATTTTCACTTATGCAGGAGAACATCGGCTTTGGAATCGCTGCGGAGGTTCCATGCGTAATTGTTAATGTAATGAGAGGTGGACCGAGCACAGGTCTTCCAACAAGCCCATCACAGGGTGATGTGATGCAGGCAAGATGGGGGACACATGGTGATCACCCTGCTGTGGTGCTCTCACCTTCTTCGGTAAAAGAATGTTTCGAGCTTGCAGTAAGGGCATTTAACCTTTCAGAGAGATACAGGATACCAGTGATACTCCTTTCTGACGAGATTATCGGACACATGAGAGAAAAGGTAGCGTTGCCTTCTTTTGATGAAGTAGAGGTTTTTAACAGGGTAAGACCAACGATGCCTCCTGAGTGGTATATACCATACGAGGATACACCTGCTGGGATACCACCGATGGGGATATTCGGTGATGGTTATAGATACCATGTTACGGGTCTTACGCACGATATAAGAGGGTTTCCGACATCCCGAACTGACGAGGTTCCAGCCTTTATAAACCGACTTCACAGAAAGATTCAGCAGAACCTCAAGGATATTCAGTCGGTAGAGGAGTTCTTTACAGAAGATGCAGAGATCCTCGTGGTTTCTTACGGTGCATCTTTCAGGTCTGCATTGAAGGCTGTAAAGGATGCAAGGATTCAAGGAATAAAGGTGGGGTTGATTAAACTTATTACACTCTGGCCCTTTATGGAAAAATTCATTAAGAGGCATACAGAAAATGCAAAGGTTATTATAGTTCCAGAGATGAATATGGGTCAGATGGCAAGAGAGATCGAGCGGGTATGTTGCAATCCGGTAGTGCGGGTAAATAGAGTAGATGGAACCATAATAAAACATACCGAGATTTTTAAAGCAATAAAAGACCATATATCATAAGAAAGAGGCAGTACCATGATAGAAGAAGAAAAAGAGATTGAACTTACGAGGCTGATACATAAGTATCTCAGACATGACAAAAAATTTCCTACTGTCTGGTGCCCGGGATGTGGTAACGGAATTCTGTTAAGCGCCCTGATAAGGGCTATAGATAGAACGGGCTGGGATAAAAACGAAATTGTCATGGTCTCATGGAGTGACCCCCATTGTTTAGGCACAAAGCACCTCTGAGGTTAGCAGGGTCTGACGGGTTCTGTTTTCGTTGTTTGCCACCAGTGATTCATATTCATTTGGTGGACAATACCCCAAAGCTGAATGCAACCGTTTCTCATTGTACACTTCCTCGATAAAATAAGGAATACGTCTCTTCACATCCTCAAAGGTCTTATAGTCCCATAGGTACACCTCCTCATTTTTTAGGGTTTTTATGAAGCTCTCTGCCTTGGCATTGTCATACGGATTGCCTTTCCGCGCCATGCTTATCCTCATACCAGCGGCATTAAGATCATCCACATATTCGTGTGCCGCATATTGTACCCCTCTGTCAGAATGGTGAATGCATCCATCGGAAGGACGCCTAATCTCAATCGCCATCCGTAAGGCTGCCCTGGTGAGCTCTGTGTCTATCTTCAGGGAAATTGCCCATCCAATCACTTTTCGTGAGAAGACATCCAGAATTACCGCCAGATACACAAATGCTGTCAGTATCCGAATGTAGGTGATGTCAGCAACCCATGCCTGGTTGACC
The Nitrospirota bacterium genome window above contains:
- a CDS encoding succinate--CoA ligase subunit alpha gives rise to the protein NQITTEGLGQSTCVGIGGDMIVGSNFVDVLRLFKDDKETEAVVLIGEIGGSMEEDAAVYIKTEFNKPVFAYIAGRFAPSDKKMGHGGAIISGGKGSADSKIDALRSAEVEVVINPTEIGKTVKKWKEQRHP
- a CDS encoding 4Fe-4S binding protein, coding for MERTKTPIEAVQKEKEIPIEIFTSWCKGCGICVAVCPKGVLALARDEKCYAKYPEKCIRCGNCDVHCPDFAITGMKRRILKTVKSVK
- a CDS encoding 2-oxoacid:acceptor oxidoreductase subunit alpha, with the translated sequence MRSKKIKREILFQGNEAIVEGAIASGCRFFAGYPISPSSEIAEMMSRRLPELGGCFIQMEDEIASLGAVIGASLAGAKAMTATSGPGFSLMQENIGFGIAAEVPCVIVNVMRGGPSTGLPTSPSQGDVMQARWGTHGDHPAVVLSPSSVKECFELAVRAFNLSERYRIPVILLSDEIIGHMREKVALPSFDEVEVFNRVRPTMPPEWYIPYEDTPAGIPPMGIFGDGYRYHVTGLTHDIRGFPTSRTDEVPAFINRLHRKIQQNLKDIQSVEEFFTEDAEILVVSYGASFRSALKAVKDARIQGIKVGLIKLITLWPFMEKFIKRHTENAKVIIVPEMNMGQMAREIERVCCNPVVRVNRVDGTIIKHTEIFKAIKDHIS
- a CDS encoding IS3 family transposase, translated to MKKSHGTYTTKEKREFIAGHWQEFGGVKRGCEMLNMARSSYYYKEGNDFRKQEEDADLRDRIEKIIVEHERYGYRRVTAQLKREGLKVNHKRVQRIMRQEGLICKIKKRWIMTTDSKHKYLVYPNLLKGTKIDGVNQAWVADITYIRILTAFVYLAVILDVFSRKVIGWAISLKIDTELTRAALRMAIEIRRPSDGCIHHSDRGVQYAAHEYVDDLNAAGMRISMARKGNPYDNAKAESFIKTLKNEEVYLWDYKTFEDVKRRIPYFIEEVYNEKRLHSALGYCPPNEYESLVANNENRTRQTLLTSEVLCA